Genomic segment of Malania oleifera isolate guangnan ecotype guangnan chromosome 7, ASM2987363v1, whole genome shotgun sequence:
GCTGAGTTGATCATCCCTGGTTTCGCCAATCCAGTTCCGGCTAGCGTGCTGCCCTTTGCGGGGGTGGACAAGGACGGTGGGACAACGGCTTTCCTTAACAGCGCCAAAAGATTCAGGGAATCAAAGGGTATTTTAGTAAACACGTGCGTGGAGTTAGAATCCTATCCTATCAACACACTCAATACTAATATTACAGATGGAACTCCACCCATTTACCCGGTGGGACCCATACTCAATCTAACCGATGGTGCACAAAAGGGGTCTAGCATCATGTCGTGGCTCGATGATCAACCCCCATCATCAATTGTGTTCCTATGCTTTGGAAGCATGGGGAGCTTTAACGTGAACCAAGTAAGAGAGATTGCACTTGGGTTAGAGCTCAGTGGGCATCGGTTCCTCTGGTCATTACGAAGGTCCCCACCATCAACAGTTAAAAATAAGATTGTGTTTCCAACTGATTATGACAACCCCGAAGAGGTACTACCCGAAGGGTTCTTAGAGCGAACAGCTGGGATTGGGAAGGTTATTGGATGGGCACCACAAGTGGCTGTTTTGGCCCATAGAGCAGTAGGAGGATTTGTGTCACACTGCGGATGGAACTCAATATTGGAGAGCATGTGGTATGGGGTGCCGATTGCAACATGGCCAATGTATGCAGAGCAACAACTAAATGCGTTCGCGATGGTGAGGGAACTAGGGCTAGGGGTGGAGATCAGAATAGATTACAAGAAGGACAGTGGCGATTTGGTGAGTGCGAATGAGATAGAGAAAGGGATAAGGCGTGTAATGGAGGGAGATGGTGAAGTGATTAGGAAAAATGTTAAGGAGATGAGGGAGAAGATTAGGAAGGCTCCAACAAGGGATGGGTCTTCGTACATATCTTTGGGACAATTCATCGAACAAGTGATGTGCGATTAATGTGGGGACTGATAGAATTTGGGTAAGAGGAAAGAAGATGGGGAAATGTCAGTTTGTTGCAAGGATTAATGTCCTTTGATTGATTTCTAGGAATACTaaagtgttgaatttaataaTTAGTCTTTGTGTCAATCAATAATGTCATGCATTCAGTGGGCAATCTTCTTAGTTATTTCAGGATGCTGATCAAAATGAATCAATGTAGCTCTCAATTAAATTCAAATTCTATAATTCAAGGGAGTTGCCTCATGCTTACAACAACCATATATTTTCAAGAAATTATTAGGTTAATTATGTTGCATAACCAAGTGATCCCATTTTAAACCACTAACATTTCGTTTTTATTACCAACCTTCACCATATCATCCAATCTCTACATCAATGGAATGCCTCTTAGCCTCCATTTGTCAAaagatcaacatatcatcaatcctaaatctttttacaaaatttCCTATTTTTGCCTatgattttttagttttttaaaaaatcgaatttaaaattaatatgaaAGCAAGGTTCTTTAAAATGTTAATTGGTGAGAGATTTCTTATGTATATGATGTTGGAGACAATTTTGACCATCTACATGTAGTCAATGCTAATCTTAGCCCATGTAGCTAAGTATAATTATCACACTAATCTACTAGCTACTTTTAGTAGGAGTGCCAATTCTTATTAAAACTAGAAGGGCAATTAGAATTACTTTAGAACTCAAAAGAAGAAATTAATTTTAGTTAATGAAAAGAAATAAGGTTATATTAAGTGCAGATTCAAAcactaaatttgaatttgtgtagatTTGGATGAAATTAagtataatttcatatttcattagTGCATACTGGTCAAATCCATATAAATTAAAATCGAtgtttcaaatttcaaacttgtAAACATAGGTAAGAGGTAAATAGGTAAAAACCATTAAATGGCGATCAAGGAACTCTACGCCCTTACAAATACAATTGTTTGATGAAGCTCTAATGCTACTTTCTAAAAGATGAATAACTAAAATCACTTTGCTTTCAAAGAATTCCTTTCACACTATGCCCTATTTTTATTCAACTAGTTAGGGTTGGAAGTAGTGGATAAATGGAGGAGAATTCCTTTCACACTATGCTTTATTTTAATTCAACTAGTTAGGGTTGAAAGTAGTGGGTAAATAGAGTAGTACACTATATGTTATATAATACTTTATATTTGTAATTTGTACCTCACGCGATGTCTGAGGCGCCAAATGTCAACTAGGAGCATGATAACATAAagcctttattattttaaaatataaagttattatattagttttttaaattgaaatagcTAGAAATAACACTTATTAATGTATAAAAAATAAGAATAGTATTAAGTATGTCACAATGTAAAAGAAAGCAATCAAAACTGTAAAGTACTTTTGGCACttgataaagaaaataaaaattagtaagttaaatgatatattaaatgaaaatattcGTAAGGCAATAGATGACATAAAATATGAACATAAACTATCATACCAAACCTTCTTATTGTAGAACCGTAATTTCAAACTTGATTGCAACATCGTAAATAATGACAAttaattctttttatttaagTTTACCTAATATACTAATCAATTGGAAGTAATTAGGTGACCTAATTACATTGGGGGGGAAAAAAGGTTGGGTGAATTTGTAGAATCTTTTAAatcaagtttgaatgtctatttaaaaagaaaaatgttaaaattaaggAAGTATGGATCAAATCAAAACTAAAGATATACCTAAattaaaaagacctaagaaggtttgggtaccaaaagtaacaccttgaaacccttcttgtaggtgtgttttaggaccactccatcaaaagacaaatggtacttggacagtaggtgttcaaggcacatgatcagagacaaatcaaaatttaccacATTAACGCTAAAAGATAGTGGACATGTCACCTTCGGaaacaatgctaaaggtaaaattattggtataAAAAAtgtaggtaaagaaccctcattAATTATTGAGGATGTTTTATTGGTAAATaggttgaaacataatctacttagcattagtcaattaagtgataaaagctttgatgtaatctttaaacaagacaagtAAGTATTTGAAAATCGTGAAAAGCATGATATCCTATTCATTGGAAATAGGGTTGaaaatgtgtattgcataaactttAAAAATCTAATATCTCAAGAAGCCACATGCttaacagccatgaatgaagccagttggctatggcatagaagactaggataTGCGAGTATGaatttattatctaaattagctaaaaagaacttagttaaaggtcTACCTAGCACAAAGTCCGCAAAAGACAAagtttgtgatgcttgtcaacttgggaagcaaactaaaacaagttttaaaaataagaaacataTTTTCGCTATTATACTCTTGGAACGTAtccatttagatttatttggtcctactagaacacaaagtataggaggaaagtaatatgctttcgtcattgttgatgactactccaggtttactttGGCACTCTTCTTAACCTCCAAAGATGAAGTTTGCAAGATGCTAATCTGTTTGtgtaagaaactccaaaatgaaaagggatatggagttctaaatatcagaagtgatcaaggaagagaatcaaaaataaaatgttGAAAATTCTATGATGAATATAGAATAACCCACAATTTTTTGGCTCCtcgaactcctcaacaaaatggagttgttgaaaggaaaattagttcacttaaagaaatggctaggactatgttaaatgaacataatttacctaagtacttttgggttgaagcggtaaataccgctTGTTCTATGATGAATAGAGTCACTCTTAGATCAAGCTTAGAAAGGactccctatgaactatggaaaggtagaagacccaacatatcttactttcatgtatttggatgtaagtgttttatattaaatgacaAAGAGGACTtgggaaaatttgatgtgaaatcaggcAAAGGAATAATCTTACGATATGCATTGAACAGTAAAGCCTTTAGGATCTAAAACAAAAGGACTCTCACAATCATATAATCAATatatgtaacttttgatgaagcaaatccattttctaaaccATCTAACATTGAGGAAGCTGAAATAAAGAAAAgtttagaagacttagaaataaaagaagtgaACAATGAGAATAAGGAATTGGGCTCAACTTCAGATAATACACCTAAAGATCAATccgaactacctaaagaatggaggtctgtaagaaatcacccaaaggatcaaatcattggtgaaccttcacgagAAGTATCTACTAGATCCTCTCTAAATAATATGTGTAGTtaattatgcattcctatctcaggaggaacccaagaacatagaAGAGGCATTAAGTGATGACTCTAGGATaatagccatgcaagaagaattaaattagtTTGAAAGAACTAAAATTTGGAAGCTAGTTCATAGACTTGACGATCATTCagtaattggaaccaaatgggtgtttaggaataaaaaggatgaaaatggcattaTAGTGCGTGACAAGGCTAGACTCGTAGCTCgaggatataatcaagaataaGGAATAGATAATGAAAAGACTTTTGCTCCTGTAGTAAGAATGAAAaccataagaatgttattagcttaTCCATCTTacaaagaatttaaactttatcaaatggatgtgaagagtgcattcttaaatggatttataaatgaagaaattTATGTAGCACAGTCTCCAGGTTTTCAGGATGTTTATtacctaatcatgtatttagattaacaaaagcattatacagactaaaacaagctcctagagcttggtatgagcaTTTAAGTGGATTTCAATTAGAAAATGACTTTTATAGAGGAAAAGGGGACAACACATtgtttattaaatttaaaaatgaagatatgcttattattcaaatatatgtggatgatatcattttcggttctacaaatgaagaattatgCGAAGattttgcaaagtgtatgcaggacgaatttgagatgagtatgatgggagggTTAACTTACTTCCTAGAACTTCAAATTAATgaagccaaaaatggaacttttataaatcaatcaaaatacataagaaaATTGAttaagaaattcgatatggaagGTGGAAGACCTTGGGGACTCCTATGAGGACATCTATAAATCttaataaagatgaaaaaggataatcggtagatatgaaatactaccgAGGTATGATAGGTAGTCTACTTTATTTGATAGCCAGTAGACCAGACATTATCttcagtgtatgtatgtgtgcttgGTATCAAGCAGTCcttaaggaatcacaccaaatagccgtcaaaagaatcttaagatatctaataggtactattgacttaggtctatggcATCTTAAAGTTACAGGCTTTGAGATGATCAGCTATTCGGCTACGGACTATActggatgtaaaattgatcggaaaagcacaagtggtacttgccacttcctaggtagatctcttgtgtcttggttctccgGGAAATAAAATTTTGTAGCCCTATTTACTACAGAAGCTAAGTACGTGGCAGCAAGTAGCAGTTGTACTCAAACTCTCTATATGAAGCAACAgttaaaggattttaatttggagtattcggctatacctataaagtgtgacaatgcCAGCACCattaatatctccaaaaatcccatatctcattcaagaaccaagcatattgatataagacatcatttttgagagatcatgtgcataAAGAAGACATCTCACTTGAAATTATGAATACAAGTGATGAAAtggctgatatatttacaaaaccacttttcgaagatagatttatcTCTATACGACATGAACTAGGTTTATTGCATAGTAGAGGAGTTGTCTAGAGAAGAGAATTTGAATGAGTTTTAAGCTAGCAAGTGAGGTCAGTTGGTTAACAAGTAATTCACAGTCAACTGATCCCTttctaaattgttaaattctCAGGCCCAGTAAGGTTCGGCGATTGACTCTCTAAGGCACAGTCGATTGACTCCCTACTATTTGgtaaaaaaattcaaacaaacaAAATGTCAAGCAATTGACCCCATGATTTCAGTTGACTGACTGACGACGATTTATATACTTAACAGTatgaaaccctaaattttaaatcATCAGTCTGCTGACCCTAACTCTCCTTTCCTCTAAACTCTTTCCTCCTTCATTTACCAGCCTTCCCTCACTTAAAACCTTATGATTAATTTCTAAAATACATCCTCCTACTTCATTCCCACTAGATTTTAGAGGATGTCAtcattcattttcttcaaatcaTCATGCCAAGAACAAAAAATATAGCAATAAGAGGCTCTACTTTTGGGAAGGATGACAACAACAATATAGAGCAATGGCTTGTCACTCAACATGCGAAGCAATTATATAGAGAGCATGTTCGTTCAACTTAACCTCTCTTCGGTAAGGTATTGGACACGACtttctttgaaaatgattttcccTCAATTTTACCCATGTTTAGAACATTAGGATGGAAAAAGTTCATTGCCTATCAAGCTAAGGGAGTGTATCTGAAATTGGTTAAAagtttttatacaaatatggttAAAGGGGATTCGACAACATCTACTAAAATCATGGGGAAATCAATTGCCTTTACCCCAAAAGCATTAgcaacaattttaaatattagacaAGGTGAGTTTGAGTGTCAATCTTTTGGACAATCTTGGATTATGGCACGAGATTTCAACCCGGAAAAATTTCTCCCACTAGTTATGACTGAAGCCCCTGTatattttggtcatcctccactttacaAACAACTTAACCTTTAGGCACAAATCATATAAGAGCTCATTACGTACAACATTCTGCCTCGAGTAGGATCACACGACTATGTTTCATATTTAgattgctttgtcatgtggtgcttactaaaaggaaaaaaatcttaatttatcGAGCTTGATTCTTAAATGGATGATCTTTAGAGAAGAAGCTCGTAGAGTAATTCTTCCATATGGTGACATTCTGAACCTTGTATTTGCTCATCTAAGTGTCGCTTCTCCATCTAAACTCTTCATTAAGCAAACCCATTATGATCTCATTTATCTACAACTCTTAATAAAATGGGTTATGACAAACATGATCAAGGATGGTTTCCTAAATTTAATAGGAGACGAATACAAGCTCAGGAATAACAACCACCTATTCAGCAACCAGCTCAGCAACCTGCTCCTCAAGCAGATGATGCACTTTCATGGTTCATTGCTTATCATCAACAATTCACTAGTTTTGTGGTGAAATGAGATCTGGATTCACCTTACTTCAGCAAAATTATGCATCTCTTTAGTCTAACTACAATTCTCTTGATCAAAGGATTAGTCACATTAAACAGCATATGGCCGGTTCTTCACGCGGTAAAGCTTTAATGGACATAAGTACTGATAATGCtggtgaagaagaagatgaagctaAAGGTGAAGAAtaaaaagaagatgaagatgataatgTAGCTAATGCTTAAATGATTTAGTTAGCTAAAACAAAATTTTGGGTTGTAATTTGTGCAtcatatacaattttttttcttttgatttttttcatGCTCTTTTGGGATTTCTTGCTTATTTTCTTATGCATGATgaaaagaaattatatgttttatgcTTATACTGGCCCCATACATTCGACTTTGTATGTGTTTATTGATAACCTTCTCTTTTTTACTGATGTCAAAAGGGGTAGATGTTTTACTAAGCATAATCATGAATATTGAGGCAACACTGAGCATAATCGTGAATATTGGCATTGCTAATTTTATTTGTTGATattatattgatgagtatggaaaTTGAAATTGATAAAAGCATGAAAATTGGAATTGATGAAATATGAATTGAAAAACTAGCATGACATTGATGATCTTTAAATATAAGCTTAATTTGAATTTGATAAACTGAAATTGAGTTTGATGAAATATGATGATATGCAATCACTTGAATATGTTTCACTTTAAAAATTTTGTTAAGACTATGCTAATTGTAATagggagccttatcaaggcttattcatttttgttccttatttgtcatattcaaaaagggggagattgttggcttaacaaggcatagaatcttattttgattataataaatcaagggtacttaacatatttggttaaaagAAGTTTTAGGGCTCAAATGTTTTTATAAAGGATTAAGATCTCAAGTGCTAGACTTAAAGATAGAAGATCTGATGAAGAAAAAGTCTtttgaagaaagaagtcaagatagacacaaagaatggaagcaaaatgcatgaagacttagtgcttagaaagttatagtttataagaagtctcatgtaacttcacaatttcaatataattgTTTGAAACTCTTTGGACTTATATTTGACTTAGAGACCCTTTTTTTGAAAaccatagaaaatattttttaaaagtcttATTTAAGTTTTTCAAGATCAAAGGTTAAAGTGttgaaatcaaagtttttgaaaattcatAAAAGTTGTAAGCTCAGGCAACTGACATAGTTTGATCAAGCGACTGACCTTTTTATACCAACAAAGTCAAGGAAACATGACCAAGACAAGCGACTGACCATTTAGGCTCAGGAAACTAACTTAGCACTGTGTTTCAAAATTCACTGAATTTAAAGGATGGGGCGACTAACCTTCAGGTCACAGTCCACTGACCttcgtattttaaatttttaaaaagtaagggaaagtttccaaaattgttctttggatttcaaacttggagaaaacttaggaaacactgcaagaaacttgggaaacatgaatatatgctttattacaatataaatacatgttatttttcacaaatcaaatacaACAATCGTAAAAATCAAGTATACACATCTTGAGAATTCAAAATTCCttgctaaaatattttctaaagttCTTGTTGTGCTTGTGCTAATACAGCTCACGATTTCTAATCTtttctactgagattttcaaatcaaattagaaCCCAGGTGATATTTATCCGAGCTTCAttcatttatattgtttattattgaaGTATCTTGTATTTCACTTGTACAAATCTACTCTCATTGAGAGTTTCTTTTGCATGAACCAAAGttgttcttgtttcttattttcttgacgATTCAAGGTTGATTGGATTGTTGCCAAGCAAGAAgcggtattcttgttagagaggggtctccacctcaTAAGGAGAGAGGTACTTTGCCTCGTAAAAAAGTATGAAAGGAAAATTCTCATAGAgattgcttggggcaaggacgtaggctactagccaaaccttgtaaaaaatctggtctgCAGTTCTtcctccctactctctttaatttattgCAAGTATATAATCTACGTGTATGATTATTAAATACTTGTTGCATATTGGAAGCTGCTAAAATACTAAGTGTGGTTCATATTTAAAATCAGCACTCTATCTTATTGATTGTTGGTTAGTTTACCAAATTCAAAAGTAATATTGAATACtgattttgaatatcacaagTTGAAGTTGATATTTGTTAAATtaatcaaagaaaattttaaagttttacaaaataaaatatttgaattATAACTATCCATTGTTTGAGAAAAATCTGATTTTAGATATTGAAACTCTGAgattttaatcaagttgatcttTAACATCATTCATTCATAAAAAATCAAACTTGGATTGATTGTTGACTTCAAAGGATTGTTTATCAATATTATTTTGATTGTGTGATTTCTAAATAACAAATTGCTGGGTTAATACTTAACAAAAAGATTTGTAAAACAAAGTtattaagaaattttaaaaactcaattcacctccccctcttgggagtacaccttacctTTCATCTTGAACATTACTATCTAggtaccatttttcttttaatgGAGTGATCCTAAcacacctacaagaagggtttcaaGGTGTTATTTTTGgtatccaaaccttcttaggttttTTTGATTCAATTTTAGCTTCtgttttgactctccatactttcttgattttagcattttttattttgaatggacgttcaaactttatatgtctttTTTCTTACACATGAAGCTGGTAGTATGTTCATatgcatttgtggaagatgtgctagcaAAGTATTTTGATGCCTTTACgaaataccccatgtagaggtttttttctttttgttttcaactccattgaatcatattccttctttatccaaagacattctttgtcaTCCTaccagtttatcaaagttttctttttctctagaaaaattgtagattatttggtctttatcttcaatttttttcttaagaTCACATATTTCTTAGTCCTTTATATTTTCACCTTTTACTTGAAGCTTTACTAAGTCTTAAGATATCTTGTTTACTTTACTTATAAGTTCATCAATAAGTGTTAACTTCGGTGcaataccaagaggggggggggggtgaattggtattttaaaaattatagcctaGGTTGAACGATATAAACGGTATTgcttaacctagggtctatctatgcaaatgtaaactcaatcattcacaatataacatacacgtgcagtaattaAAATGCAGAAATGTAAAcaaacacgcacgatatgttatcgaggtttggccaaattacctacgtccccgccttggtcaacaagcacaaggattaccactataggctcacttaacgggtggagcggcacctaaacaaccaggtcaattagcacatggctgaccttaacctttacaatcaggtcaattaaggggctgacctcaaccaacacgtcttaccaggatggcgcacctaactttcctaaccgggtctaagccagtccgggactattctagggctagtccccctcttcaggcctattcctggaaatacaacagatgtgtattacaatcaaatggtacaaggattgtgctttcgtgtaaagcagatatgtacccagttgtgcacagtataatcaatacactaccaaaagataggatttaaTAAGCTtgatgtagtctaagtgtttactctcaaatatttatgcaaatatgacaatcagtgCGTGAgcgtgtaaatgataggatctttgtgtcaaaataatatttcaatcacaatgcaccgaaaaagatcacaagcacacttcaaatatctcaacaaataatatttcacaatataaaccacaagagatatttaaaaatggtttgcaaaatatttatttgatctttgtgataaaaaataatctcaatcaaaaggtataacaACAAAGTTCTTTTAgcacttaagaaaatatctcaaaatagatttCTCAAAGATACGCACAAGAGatatctttgaaaatgatgtataatatttttgcaaccaaaacacaatatgaacttttgagtattgcaatgagaatgcaaaactcagaagcccaaagaagttttcctacggaaagCTTATTTACaaagccccctaggagaacttgcagcttactctctatgaaatataaatGTCAAATAGAACAACCAAgaagagtttaagcttggtgagataagcacaggaatactcttacaaagaggtatttgcaatatgaatgagtaaaagtgggagtttaaagcttgaatatgaaatataggctttttgagattgagaggatattggctaattatatttgctaatctcatgctaataattccaaatgagggggtatatatagacaacccctaaaatataactgttaaggacacatatggaattattagaaaagttttaatacattttaaccaAGTTTACCCCGTTTAAACATATTAACTAAGGTAAGAAAATgaggggcaacccaagaggtccgatTGACcaaaacaagttcggtcaacctaAGTTCTTAAGGTTCGATCAAccgggcaagaaatgaactatatggtcggtcgaccaggggaaggCAAATTTTTCATTtcgcgcggttcggtcgactagaggaaaatgaactgagggctcggtcaaccgaaagtgggcgatttcccatttctctaaggttcggtcaaccgggccattttgaactggctggttcgatcgaccagaccactggaaattttcccgaggaccctcggtcgaccaggtagttggagaacaaaaatagctcggtcgaccaaatggtcaaaatgttgaccagagagggtttcggtcgaccagggggttttgaactacatggttcggtcgaccagggccttggtcaactattaacctaggcctgtttcggtc
This window contains:
- the LOC131160758 gene encoding anthocyanidin 3-O-glucosyltransferase 2-like — its product is MKKAELMFIPFPAVGHIVSMVEIAKLLTHRYPHLSATVLIIHTPFPSMADSYIKSVSAASTGHGGIKFLNLPPPQQTPDDPPAYKSFDAIVSPSIPNVRAAVAELSASPDSAPVAGFVVDMLCTLMMDLAKELGLPSYVFFPSGAAVLGLVLHFQTLRDDHHRDITELVNSDAELIIPGFANPVPASVLPFAGVDKDGGTTAFLNSAKRFRESKGILVNTCVELESYPINTLNTNITDGTPPIYPVGPILNLTDGAQKGSSIMSWLDDQPPSSIVFLCFGSMGSFNVNQVREIALGLELSGHRFLWSLRRSPPSTVKNKIVFPTDYDNPEEVLPEGFLERTAGIGKVIGWAPQVAVLAHRAVGGFVSHCGWNSILESMWYGVPIATWPMYAEQQLNAFAMVRELGLGVEIRIDYKKDSGDLVSANEIEKGIRRVMEGDGEVIRKNVKEMREKIRKAPTRDGSSYISLGQFIEQVMCD